In a single window of the Ignavibacteriales bacterium genome:
- a CDS encoding NAD(P)-dependent alcohol dehydrogenase, whose product MKAIVCTKYGPPEVLQLREVEKPVPKDNEVLIRVCATSVNFGDMIARNFKAITPREFNMTFLFWLLAKISLGLREPKITILGSEFAGDIEAVGRDVERFKKGDQVFGYPGQSFGAYAEYLCMPEDGVLTIRPANMTYEEAAVVPYGAIMALHLLRKMNIQPGQRVLINGASGGIGSAAVQIAKHFGAEVTAVCGTPRLEFVKSLGADKVIDYTGDDFTKNGETYDLIFDILGKSSFSLCQSSLKPNGTLLFASFKMKQLFQMLWTSMAGTRKVVCSIAPGSVEDLISVKDLVEAGKIKSIIDRRYPLEEAAEAHRYVEQGHKRGNVVITLEQDSTT is encoded by the coding sequence ATGAAAGCTATTGTTTGCACGAAATACGGACCACCGGAGGTCCTTCAGCTCAGAGAGGTCGAAAAGCCTGTCCCCAAGGACAACGAAGTTCTGATCCGAGTCTGTGCGACATCGGTAAATTTCGGGGATATGATAGCGCGCAATTTCAAAGCAATCACTCCTCGCGAGTTCAACATGACTTTTCTCTTCTGGCTACTGGCGAAAATATCTCTTGGCCTCAGAGAACCGAAGATAACCATCCTGGGGAGCGAATTTGCCGGGGACATTGAAGCGGTCGGCAGGGACGTAGAACGCTTCAAGAAGGGTGACCAGGTTTTTGGATATCCCGGTCAGAGCTTTGGCGCGTATGCAGAGTATCTCTGTATGCCTGAAGATGGCGTGCTGACCATAAGACCGGCCAATATGACCTATGAGGAAGCCGCCGTTGTTCCCTACGGTGCGATTATGGCTTTGCATCTGTTGCGCAAAATGAATATCCAGCCTGGGCAAAGGGTTCTGATCAATGGCGCCAGCGGCGGGATAGGCTCGGCCGCGGTGCAGATTGCCAAACACTTCGGGGCAGAAGTCACCGCGGTCTGTGGTACGCCGAGATTGGAGTTCGTAAAATCTCTGGGAGCGGACAAGGTCATTGATTACACTGGAGATGACTTTACTAAAAACGGTGAAACCTATGATCTGATTTTTGACATCTTAGGCAAAAGTTCGTTCTCACTGTGTCAAAGCTCGCTCAAACCAAATGGGACTCTTCTTTTCGCCAGTTTTAAGATGAAACAACTTTTTCAAATGCTCTGGACTTCAATGGCAGGCACCAGGAAAGTCGTCTGTTCGATTGCACCAGGAAGTGTCGAAGACTTGATTTCCGTCAAAGACCTTGTCGAGGCGGGGAAAATCAAATCGATCATCGATAGGCGCTATCCGTTGGAAGAGGCTGCCGAGGCTCACCGGTATGTCGAGCAAGGGCATAAAAGGGGAAATGTTGTCATCACGTTGGAACAAGACAGCACAACCTGA
- a CDS encoding heavy metal-binding domain-containing protein, producing MKNFNVFMLVVLASFFLSSCTGNAVYLRDSKTYTVTDPKSIEIYSSVYPSVKFEVVGYVSTYTSDANHAGDQLKNNLRAQAAKYGANAIIGFKLNMAEEGGGAQGVAVRYLQ from the coding sequence ATGAAGAACTTCAATGTTTTCATGCTGGTAGTATTGGCATCGTTCTTTTTGTCGAGTTGTACAGGAAACGCGGTCTATCTAAGAGATTCGAAAACTTACACCGTGACGGATCCGAAATCCATTGAGATCTATTCAAGCGTGTATCCTTCGGTCAAATTTGAAGTTGTTGGATATGTGTCGACCTATACAAGTGACGCCAATCATGCAGGGGATCAATTAAAGAATAATCTAAGGGCTCAAGCTGCAAAATATGGAGCCAATGCCATCATTGGATTTAAACTCAATATGGCAGAGGAAGGCGGGGGTGCCCAAGGGGTTGCGGTACGATATCTGCAGTGA
- a CDS encoding NAD(P)-dependent alcohol dehydrogenase, with the protein MICTKYGSPDVLQFKEVEKPTPKDDEVLVRIHAASVNMYDWHLLTADIFVVRLMGGGLLRPKHPIPGADIAGRIEAAGSNVKQFRPGDEVFGDISACGDGGFGEYVAVPESSLALKPTNLTFAEAAAVPMAANTALQGLRDYGQIQQGQKVLIQGASGGVGTFAVQIAKSFGAEVTAVCSTRNLEQARSLGADHVIDYTKEDFTRSGQQYDLILAVNGYHPLSDYKRALTPQGIYVMAGGTGAQIFQAILLGPWMSKTGGKKMGGVTGRPKQEDLVFMKGLLEAGRVVPVIDRRYPLSETADALRYLGEGHARGKIVITMEHSSKT; encoded by the coding sequence ATGATATGCACTAAGTACGGGTCACCGGATGTTCTCCAGTTTAAAGAAGTCGAAAAACCTACTCCCAAGGACGATGAAGTCCTTGTTAGAATTCACGCGGCATCTGTAAATATGTATGACTGGCATCTACTGACAGCTGACATATTCGTTGTCCGCCTCATGGGCGGGGGACTGCTCAGACCAAAACATCCGATACCAGGCGCAGACATCGCCGGGCGGATTGAAGCGGCTGGAAGTAACGTCAAGCAGTTTCGGCCAGGTGATGAAGTGTTCGGGGATATTTCTGCATGTGGTGATGGCGGTTTTGGCGAGTATGTAGCTGTTCCCGAAAGCTCGTTGGCGCTTAAGCCGACCAACCTGACATTTGCGGAAGCAGCTGCAGTACCTATGGCGGCCAACACTGCTCTGCAGGGTCTGCGCGATTACGGGCAAATTCAGCAAGGGCAAAAGGTATTGATTCAAGGGGCATCCGGCGGGGTGGGGACGTTTGCAGTGCAGATTGCCAAATCGTTCGGTGCTGAAGTCACAGCTGTGTGCAGCACCAGGAATCTCGAGCAGGCACGCTCGCTTGGGGCAGACCATGTCATCGACTACACGAAGGAAGATTTCACTAGAAGCGGGCAGCAGTACGACCTGATTCTTGCTGTGAACGGATATCATCCGCTCTCTGATTATAAACGCGCCCTGACTCCCCAGGGCATCTATGTCATGGCCGGAGGTACGGGGGCCCAGATCTTCCAGGCCATCCTCCTGGGACCGTGGATGTCCAAAACCGGCGGCAAGAAAATGGGAGGCGTAACGGGAAGACCAAAGCAGGAGGACCTGGTTTTTATGAAAGGCCTTCTGGAAGCCGGCAGAGTCGTACCGGTCATCGATAGACGTTACCCGTTGAGTGAAACGGCTGACGCTCTCCGGTATCTCGGAGAGGGACACGCCCGGGGAAAAATAGTCATCACCATGGAGCATAGTAGCAAAACCTAG